The Alnus glutinosa chromosome 1, dhAlnGlut1.1, whole genome shotgun sequence region TTAAAGAATCTCTTTCTAGTTGCTCTAGAACAATTAGGAGATTCTATAGAAGAAATACGGGGTTATGCTTCTGGCGGCAACATGCTATGGGGTGGTGGTCCCGCTTATGGGGTCAAATCAATACGTTCTAAGAAGAAATATTTGAATATCAATCTCATCGATCTCATAAGTATCATACCAAATCCCATCAATCCAATCGCTTTTTCGAGAAATACGAGACATCTAAGTCATACAAGTAAAGAGATCTATTCAttgataagaaaaagaaaaaacgtgaACGGTGATTGGATTGATGATAAAATAGAATTGATCAGATATCAATCAATTCTTACCAATATCCACGCCAGGAAATTAAGAACATAAATCCAGTAGCCCAAACAAGATGTCCAAATAAGAACATCCACGCCCAGACTGATAAACTGTTCATACCAAAAGGGTTATACCCATTGATAAGTTGTGAAGAGTTTAACCATAGATAATCTCTTAACCATCCCATCAAATAAGTGGAAGATTCATTAAACTGTGAAACGTTACCCTGCCATAATGTGATGTGCTTCCAATGCCAATAAAAAGTAACCCATCTAATGGTATTTAACATCCAGAAAACTGCCAAATAAAATGTGTCCCAAGCCGAAATATCACAAGTACCGCCTCGTCCCGGACCATCGCAAGGAAAACTATAACCAAAATCCTTTTTATCTGGCATTAACTTGGAACCACGTGCATCTAAAGCACCTTTTACTAAGATCAATGTAGTTGTATGTAAACCTAGAGCAATAGCATGATGAATGAACCAAGAAGTCTCCAGGCCCTATTGTTAAGAATAATGAATTACTATTCTCATTAATAGCATTTAACCAACCGGGCAACCATATGCTTCGACCCGCATTGAACGTTGGGCCATTCATTGAAGATAAAAGTACATCGAACCCATATAAAGTTTTACCATGAGCAGATTGTATCCACTGGGCAAATATAGGTTCGATCAAGATTTGTTTCTCCGGAGTACCAAAAGCAAGCATGACATCATTATGAACATAAAGTCACAAAGTATGGAATCCCAAAAAAAGGCTGGCCCAACTTAAATGGGATATGATAGCTTCCTTATGATCTAACATTCTTGCCAATACATTATCCTCATTTTGTTCCGGATTGTAATCTCTAATAAAGAATATAGCTCCATGAGCAAAAGCTCCTGTCATGATGAATCCTGCAATGTATTGGTGATGCGTATATAACGCAGCTTGAGTAGTAAAGTCTTGGGCTATGAACGCATAAGTCGGTAAAGAGTACATATGTTGAGCCACCAAGGAAGTAATAACCCCTAAAGAGGCTAGAGCAAGGCCTAATTGAAAATGAATCGAATTATTGATTGTGTCATAAAGACCTTTATGTCCACGCCCCAATCGCCCCCCCGGAGGAATATGTGCTTCTAAAAGATCTTTTATACTGTGCCCAATACCGAAGTTAGTTCTATACATATGACCGGCAACGAGAAAAATAAATGCAATAGCTAAATGATGATGAGCAATATCAGTCAGCCATAAACTTTGCGTTTGCATATGAAATCCCCCGAGAAGGGTTAGAATGGCAGTTCCTGCGCCTTGGGAGGTACCAAATAAATGACTACCCGAATCGGGGTTTTGCGCATAAAGATTCCACTAACCTGTAAAAAGTGGGCCTAATCCTTGGGGATGTGGTAATACCTCTAAGAAATTATTCCATCGAACGTATTCCCCCCTGGATCCAGGAATAGAGACATGGACTAAATGTCCTGTCCAAGCCAAGGAACTTACTCCAAATAGGCCTGACAAATGATGATTGAGGTGAGATTCGGCATTTTTAAACCACGAAATGCTTGGTTTCCATTTTGGTTGTAGGTGTAACCAGCCCGCTATTAAAGATATGGCagaaagaaataatagaaaaagagcTCCAGTATAAAGATCTCCATTAGCCCGTAAACCGATTGTATACCACCACAGATAAACACCAAAATAAGCGATATTTACTGGTCCAAGAGCACCCCCTCGAGTAAAAGCTTCCACAGCCGGTTGACCAAAATGAGGATCCCAAATTGCATGAGCAATGGGTCTTACATGTAAAGGGTCCTGTACCCATGTCTCAAAATTTCCTTGCCAAGCTACATGAAACAAATTTTTGGAAGTCCACAGAAAAATTATTGCCAATTGCCCAAAATGAGAAGCAAAAATATTCTGATAAAGACGTTCCTCAGTAATATCATCATGACTTTCGAAGTCATGTGCGGTAGCAATACCAAACCAAATACGACGAGTAGTGGGGTCCTGAGCTAAACCTTGGAAATCTTAATGCCATAATGCCTTTCAAATCCTCCTAGCCATTATCCTACTGCAATAATTCTTGCTAAGAAGAATGCCCATGTTGTGGCAATTCCACCCAGAAGGTAATGAGTTACTCCTACAGCACATCCTTGGACAATGCTCAAGGCTCTAGGCTGAGTAGCAGGAGcaacttttaatttattatgagCCCAAACGATGGATTCAATAAGTTCTTGCCAATAACCACGTCCGCTGAAAAGAAACATTAAACTAAAAGCCCATACAAAATGAGCACCTAGGAAAAAAAGGCCATATGCAGATAATGAAGAACCATAAGACTGAATTACCTGGGATGCCTGTGCCCATAAGAAATCGCGGAGCCACCCATTAATAGTAATGGAACTCTGCGCAAAGTTTCCGCCTATGATATGAGTTACTACCCCTTGATCACTTATACTACCCCAAACGTCTGACTGCATTTTCCCACTGAAATGGAAGATTAATACCGAAATTGCATTGTACATCTAGAATGGCCCTAAAAAGACATGATCCCAAGCGGATACTTGGCATGTACCCCCCCTTCCAGGTCCATCACAAGGGAAACGAAAACCAAGATTTGCTTTATTCGGTATCAAACGAGAGCTACGAGCAAATAGAACACCTCTCAGGAGTATCAATACCATCACATGAATCGTAAATGCATGAATGTGATGTACCAAAAAATCTGCGGTTCCTAATGGAATAGGTAACAAAGCAACTTTTCCGCCCACTGCCACTAAATCAGCACCCCCCCAAGTCAAACTGGTGCTTGTTGTTGCACCAAGGGCTGTTGCACCGGGTGCTAAAGAATGAGTGTTTTGTATCCATTGAGCAAAGACGGGTTGTAATTGTATAGCGGTATCTGAAAACATATCTTGGGACGCCCTAAAGCGCTCATGGTATCATTATGAATATACAAACCAAAACTGTGAAAGCCTAAAAATATACATACCCAGTTGAGGTGTGATATGATTGCATCGCGATGCCTAAGTACACGATCTAAGAGGTTATTGTATCCCGTAGTTGGATTATAGTCTCTTACCATAAAAATGGCTACATGCACAGCAGCACCAACTATGAGAAATCCACCAATCCACATGTGATGTGTGAACAATGACAGTTGGGTACCATAGTCAGTCGCTAGATATGGATAAGGGGGCATCGAATACATATGGTGAGCTACAACAATGGTTAAAGAACCTAACATGGCTAGGTTAATAGATAATTGAGCATGCCATGACGTTGTTAGGATCTCATATAGGCCTTTATGGCCCTGGCCTGTAAATGGACCTTTATGAGCctctaaaatatcttttataCCATGACCAATGCCCCAGTTGGTCCTATACATGTGACCCGCTATCAGGAAAAGAATTGCAATAGCTAAATGATGGTGTGTGTaatgccccaaatttgagcctgcaaattcgtaagcagaaacctccggtttccacgtgacattactacatcagagataaactctcgcagcggaatatatttttttcttctaaagccttaggaattgatagtataacacatttagagttgactgaaatacctcggtacatttattaaaagttacttatgtttatctttacatcctatatgcacactaggtgcatcaaaattagtgccacaggcggcacataagcatataacataaaacatgtcgaacatgacattgttataaatatttacatgccataaaacaaaacacatataagcgcaactagtaatttctaagctagcacatgatagttcgttgatggtttcaaaaaccatcaaaactggcatatgggtccatgccttcactCTCCAGATCtccatcagtaactatgcaaatatggcgttatcatatttgcatagacaaacaagtgagtcatctattttcatatctacgttaccatcaatctaataacagttcatatagaatgcaaatgtaagggttgtatgaatatgcatcatagtaactatttagtttgtgttttaggatcatcttacttcagacctctcgttctaggttatctgaacccgttcacgtcctttgcctcacacttaaagtcttacctgtttgtactggaatcctactggtccagcattagttatatattaggccttcggatacccctgggtcactctgaaccccctggatccactgactagccttccttccccttgctactacatcagcttgttgatggctatctcatcagccgttatattaattggacacaacatgcaatgcatgaacaaccacatgcaataaacacacaccacacagtcctaatgaaacatagaatcattcctcagtaagtacatccatacttacactccttggtgtagtttcttagctccttttctgtaacaaaatatatacaaagaagatgatatatacatcagtcctttttccaatattaaaaatgtgtatatttttacatcactttactcatcgtttttagttatcaattaaaaggtaattacttcaacatgaatcctaacaggataatatttttatgtaaagggatagggaaattagcggcatagccactttgtgggaatacaataaatgataaaataaatatacaaaggaataggaaaattagcggcatagccactttgtaggaatacaataaattataaaataaatatgcaaagggatagagaaattagcggcatagccactttgtaggaatacaataaattataaaataaatacgcaaagggatagaaaattagcggcatagccactttgtagtaaggcaataaatgataaaataaatacgggggattaaaccaactccgtagtaacgcaataaataaacaagtaaataaatacgatcaactcatgaaagtcataagatcagtcatgaggataatgaaatgtaaaagcagtttatatgaatacgatcaactcatgaaagtcataagatcagtcatgaggacaatgaatttaaatacgaaatataaatacgatcaactcatgaaagtcataagatcagtcatgaggacaatgaaatgtaaaagcagtttatattacccctttactttaattcttttatctcttaagcttattgggtcttttaaacaatttataaaaagtaatgaaatcaaatagtaaggaagaagtgtcaagatttacttaccaatttgatttggagagaaaataacttcaagaacaccgaagtggttgtgtggtagaaggagagaaaaagggagagaaaaccaaagcacaaagctttcaaggaagttgtctaggattttgtgtggaaaacaaggagccttgcatgcttatttataggaggaaggtaggggtatttaggtccaaaatgtaataaaagaattagcttattggataatgtcttgtaaatttggaatttagaattttcgtccaactagagggcagcctactccgagaattatttcgatgaTCAAACGTACTccgattgatgtgaaattttgagggtagatagaggacttcatgacaaacattttctctttttggttcgtctcattttgagttcgttttgacgtagtttcggtcaagtcaaagtttctatctataaagccaaaatatcttttatccactttctgcgttcatacttgctttattgatttttcctccttttcatgattactcttgagatatcctatcctttcatcattactcttgttttttatacataaatgtttctagaagcatggagatattattcttgacagtttttcgtttaatatcgacagttgggttatttaggctcgggtcaaaaagtcaactggtggacttttttactaacttttgccatatgatagatctttcttttgtaagtacaacggtctttgaattatctaaatctgagttcgtttgacctattttcggttcaatcaaagtttaaagcttaaatgtaacttttaagtttttaagggtttttaggttttgatcttttaatttttcgaaaaaactttaggtttgcttataaaaatatgtggatattgtctcctcaacaatatcaatgatttcttaagagcttgaatttactgggcgttacagTGTGCAATATCGGTTAGCCATAGACCCCCAGTTACTGGATCTAATCCTCCACAAAAAGTAAGAAATTCCGCATATTTTGACCAATTCAAGGTGAAAAATGGGGTTGCTCCCTCAACAAAACTGGGATAAAGTTGAGCCAAAAGATCCCGATTCAAGATAAATTCATGAGGAAGTGGGATCTCTTTAGGATCTACTCCAGCATTTAGAAATTGGTTAATAGGTAAAGATACATGTACTTGATGCCCCGCCCAAGAAAGAGACCCAAGCCCTAGTAGCCCTGCTAAATGGTGATTCAACATAGATTCTACATCTTGGAACCAAGCCAATTTTGGAGCAGCTTTGTGGTAATGGAACCAACCAGCAAAAAGCATTAAAACTGCAAAGACCAATGCACCAATTGCGGTACAATAGAGTTGTAATTCACTAGTTATTCCAAATGCTCGCCAAATCTGAAAAAAACCAGAGGTTATTTGTATTCCTCGGAAACCTCCGCCTACATCACCATTCAATATTTCTTGGCCCACTATTGGCCAAACCACCTGGGCACTGGGTCCAATGTGAGTAGGATCGCTTAACCATGTTTCATAATTGGAAAAACGAGCACCGTGGAAATACATGCCACTCAGCCAAAGAAAGATGATGGAGAGTTGGCCGAAATGGGCACTAAATACTTTTCGAGAGATATCCTCCAAATCATTAGTATGGCTATCGAAATCGTGAGCATTAGCATGTAGGTACCAGATCCAAGTGGTAGTATCAGGCCCTTTAGCAATTGTTCTTGAGCTACAATTGCCGATACTAAGTTTTTAGAAaatagttgattttctcatgcgatgaaaaactgtgcactatccaaagctcccccctaaggtacattttttttattctctgatttttagcttctgaaaattctaataagagagattatttttgataagatagtcaaattgatcaacttgctagttgaacctagagcctaaaaattctagtattttctctaggttgcagcaccaagtgataaaaggcattcaaaactaaataaacatggataaataaaaagattcactgcttttgtgctataaatatgttcttgaacttgtccctatagaaacaattagtgaccaaatcattgcaaaaatagacggtcactaaaagaCTAAGTAAAGGAAAAATACtacagcttagggggagtgtatcagatgagggtaacgccctagtaagataaggtttgacgtttgactgatctttcattgattttctctcttgttttgaaaatctggttgctttaagtcatattagtgaacttcataccttattgagaaagctttcactcacacacacgttgcatgagttgagtaatctatttaaaatttctatctgcagggaaatttgtgcttattgaatacttaactctcatttatatctttgcatatttttgatttactatttgactgtcttatcagttatttatacatgcatgttctgaagctaattTTAGGgtaaaaattattctttctgcaaattttcctctgtttttagCTTTTCAGTGTGAGGCATCCGGACAGACTTGGCTTAGAGTCAGGACGCATGCCAGTCCTGTCAATTGCTAGTCTGGCAAGTGGACCGTCCAGACGCATTGGTatcacgtccggacgcgatCCTTACATGTTTTAATCTatctctttgctttctttttcatcCGCACACCACTGCATTTGTAttaatttatcatgtcatgttgtgagtttttctcgtggatttctctcgatattttggcattctttgcacatctcttctcattccatggtagttgctgtgtcttcctttgttcttttaagtttttgtgctttttaagaatattggaatatttattgattggaatattttcttgagatattgtgcatgaaaatccttttctgtctttgtgttgggttgatattgatatatttgggtcatttggattacgatatttgcttttgtaattcttgcgcatccaaattgcaagctgtcataataccacattcttttcagaactaacaggaactaatatttctttgtggtattatttttggatagatttctgttaaaatttttcaggaatatgttgtccagcagctcccagcacaatatctgacaaatggatcctttggaaagctgattgttgttgaagtcatttgttcatatttccaaaggtctcaggtttTAGATGAGCTCTGTCCCctgctcatgcagagccttccatagcatctccctcagatctatatcagttagaggttcagtggtgaatctcttcttttatcttacagaccagttgcttagaggatgtcaatctgcggataaccatgTTCATGCTTTGCaaaaatcaagcgactgaaggtttttcagtccatggttcccggcttccagagctagaagccgaagtagtacaaatccatcCTTTTGTACGGctttctctctgttacttgatttcagtggatcaacaggatttagTACTTAAAGGATTTGttgttcctctcttttaggCCACTTGCAAActattctctattttcctattgttttagattttagaacgtttttgtctatagattttatatactatgtttactCTTGGCCTATTGAGACATCAatgggggagtattttattactgtggtctttctatactttgtttaccctttgtccattgagacaaaaaaggggagtatgttagtttttagactgggattgtattttgaaactggtcaagtgatttttgtcctaaaatggtcaaatggggagtttgttagtatttgtgttggctgcattttgtttgacaaaatcactattatgtaatgttgttgttttcatagggatgtcgtatatttcagaatcttcacagTAATTGGAGTTTAtgtctctaatatggaaagagcctcattatgacaagttgtaGTGTCACAACGTttaagaaggctatttcaagtgttcgaggaagattctatgcagattccaactcagaaaagtcaGATCCCATGTTTTCGTCCGGACAACTCAGTAAagcgttcggacgctcatcggTCAACAATATCTGTCCGGATGACATGGCAATACCATccgacacccatcagtgtcgagaagcttcgaacaacTCAAGTTTGTATCTGTCtagacgtcatggcaacacgtccggacgctagttagagttcaagaagatttcagcattccagtgcatccgtccggacgacgtggttataccgacCGGACACCAGTCAGAGCTTaaggagaattaggttttccttcgcagacacagatataAGAAGTCGGCTGCAAACTGTCCatacgctatccttgataaggcaagttatgcatacaaagttcaaccatccggatgttAGTCTCCATAGTCTGGACGcgcaagccttaatatggaaatagtgTGTCACAGAAgtccaaccgtccggacatcagtctcCATGGTCTGGATtgagccttaatatgaaaattgtgtgcagctgaagtgcatccattcggacgctagggcaacaccgttcggatgcGACTCTATTCAGGAAataatttcaagcgaatttggaaagccggttgcacagttgtccatccagacACCCTCAGTTACCGTCTGGACGTTGCCTAGGAAAATCGCATCAAACGCGATTTAGGTTTctgtggcctataaatagaggcccctaggcatgtattttgtaagaattcggtattgaattccgtagagcttagagagtttattttagaagttattgtGTTGATCTactcactctcaagccattgccaagtgctgttgctgtgctgaaactaaagtctatcttaagggttggtcttaaggtaaaggattccattgaagacctcttcaagtaggtgatTTGGTTTGGAAGCattcttgttgggttacacgttagacttcaaggtacgaccactgcatcaggggtatgtgagtactactgctttgtaactagctttgtcttctgaatagtggatatcttgggtttggttgccctggagtggtttttctcttaattgagtttccactttgtcaacaaaatatttgtctcctttaaattccgcatttaatattttgttgcacactgttcacacacttggtaaaataTAAGtaatctttaattttcagaCATGGAGCCGATTTGGAATGTTGGGATTCAGATACTGATGATTCttgggcgaccattcttagctatgGCTAACACCCTTATAAATTGTAGGACAGGGGTGatgaagatctcttttggcAACATGACAGTAGAACTAAATATCTTCGATTTCAGCAAGCAGCCATTAGAGTATGATGAAGTTGGAAGTGTATGCTTAATTGAGGAGATCAATGAGGAGACTGTTGATGAATCAAACATTGTGGACCCCCtagaggcatgctttgctcaatttggagaaGATTTGGACTTGGACAAGTTACTCGAGCAAGCTGATGCTATTTTGGAGACTGCTGTAATGTCtgagacattatttaataattaaagtataaaatttgagtaaataattaattaaaattattttagtgtcATTAAAAATGCAAAGGAATATTTTAAAGTccatagaaaatagaaataatagaaatgaaaaataaaatataaaagaaattaatgaataaaataaaataaagaaaagaaaagaattaaagaatttaaaacaaaaaaaaataataataaaagaaaaagacaagtcaaaacaaaaaagtaaaagaaaaaaaataatatatatatatatatatatgatacatgTGGGGCGACCTGCGCCTCACATGCTTAAAGTGAAGGCCAAGCGGCCCTTCATGAGGAAAAGAAAGGAGGCCTttaccaaagaaaaaataaataaaaataaaatagaaacagAAGAGAGGCGCACGTGCGCCTCCCTtctcaaataaatgaaaatgccAAATGGCCTTTCCAAAGCAGAGGCGCATGGCCTCTGCTgttagaagagaaaaaaaaaatggaaaagggtCATCTGACCcgagagaaaaataaacaaaaggagAGGATTTTCTCTTAaggtttttcatacaaaaatcatgatctacgaagatccaaccgtccaaactcaaatccaatTTCGAAAACGTAATTTATGAAGCCCGATCCAtgtttctaccgattggtttgaggtattttcacaaactcttggtctttgagattttaaattaaatataaagatatatgagtttgattttatgtgttcATAGGATTTGTTGTAAGGAGCTTGCTAAACActctccaagtgttggatttacatttggtgaaatttttggtgagtttctttAAACCCTACCTTTTGGgtatttagttttaattgagttttcatgttattaacccttagtaaaagctactgggttaataatattgtgtttgaggtagtattttataaattatgatttaaagtttagaaaccttaatttgattggttaaattaatttggagttttaaagtgtttaaaacatagattgttaatttgtggattaagtgtggttatagtgatgattaatcccaaattagctaTGTGTTTTGTAAAATAAGTATTAATAGGTTAGgttctaatgttagtaaaaataaataattatgggtatttagtttaaatagtatttgtgacattaaccctaacatttttttatgggttaatattattttaaatgtattaatgatttaagttaataagttagtaattattgtaaaaagattaatgaatataattttaggattAATGTTAGTATAAAaatgttaatgaaaataatttatgggttagtgtgattaattgcgggttagtaattaatattatgagtaaatagttaaataatgattttaatatctaacccttagtgaatactttgggttagtattgtgtGAGTTTTAAttagtgtctaggatttatggTAGACGATTGGagccattaaaataataataaaaaaaaatattacgggtttttcaatggtttagccttgagcgattcaagtacTAATTAgagtgttaattatttaaagtgctaaatagtgcaatatgttattccacagtgatacattACAAGGTGGCATCTAGGAGACCTAAGCTTGAAATCCACGCAGctaggtgagtattctactcac contains the following coding sequences:
- the LOC133862904 gene encoding uncharacterized protein LOC133862904 isoform X2 — protein: MFLPIGLRICCKELAKHSPSVGFTFGEIFVIHYKVASRRPKLEIHAASCKGKYLEQKLAMKRKKNIRTIPTHRWSLVQSFCKAG